The following proteins come from a genomic window of Malus sylvestris chromosome 4, drMalSylv7.2, whole genome shotgun sequence:
- the LOC126618164 gene encoding uncharacterized protein LOC126618164: MLPQVSYISDKKANHINYSREAELECDPVHFLDPSSDPLCVPKTLPMPTSTGTPASIPENPQIGTLSEEGILGLYAGISYGGCCMYGMCGCYMYGMGGCCMYGMGGCCMYGMGGCCMYGMGCVGYIGCEGGC, from the coding sequence ATGCTACCACAAGTGTCATACATATCCGACAAGAAAGCAAACCACATAAACTACTCAAGAGAAGCGGAGCTCGAATGTGACCCAGTTCATTTCCTAGATCCTTCTTCAGATCCTCTTTGTGTTCCAAAAACCCTCCCCATGCCAACATCTACAGGAACACCTGCGAGCATTCCAGAAAACCCTCAAATTGGAACATTATCAGAAGAAGGCATCTTAGGTCTATATGCGGGCATTTCATATGGTGGCTGCTGCATGTATGGCATGTGTGGCTGCTACATGTATGGCATGGGTGGCTGCTGCATGTATGGCATGGGTGGCTGCTGCATGTATGGCATGGGTGGCTGCTGCATGTATGGCATGGGTTGTGTTGGATACATCGGATGTGAAGGAGGTTGCTAA
- the LOC126619968 gene encoding LOW QUALITY PROTEIN: protein REVEILLE 8 (The sequence of the model RefSeq protein was modified relative to this genomic sequence to represent the inferred CDS: inserted 1 base in 1 codon), which produces MNSTDANSHQSSMGMASTPSSDGSGKKVRKPYTITKSRESWTDEEHDKFLEALQRFDRDWKKIEDFVGSKTVIQIRSHAQKYFLKVQKSGTTAHVPPPRPKRKAAYPYPQKASKNVLLPLHASIAYPSSLNAIASTYSPWDENSILINPPSDQILLSQEEFTNLHGTEADIGSKGLSRFNTCSLMAXLPSSKIPYQGKQALGHHGLPDFSQVYGFIGGVFDPDTKGHAQKLREMDPINIETVLLLMRNLIINLSSPDFEPMRKVLVSYDVNTKTVDAGIVPTKLSNGLSC; this is translated from the exons ATGAACTCCACTGACGCCAACAGCCACCAATCGTCAATGGGTATGGCGTCGACGCCGTCCTCAGACGGGTCAGGGAAGAAGGTCCGGAAGCCATACACCATCACCAAGTCCAGAGAAAGCTGGACCGACGAAGAGCACGACAAGTTCCTTGAAGCTCTTCAACG GTTTGATCGAGACTGGAAGAAAATCGAAGATTTTGTGGGTTCGAAAACCGTTATTCAG ATTCGAAGTCATGCTCAGAAGTACTTCTTGAAAGTTCAAAAGAGCGGGACAACCGCACACGTGCCTCCTCCGCGGCCAAAGCGCAAGGCTGCTTATCCTTACCCGCAGAAGGCCTCAAAAAATG TTTTACTTCCGTTGCACGCATCCATTGCTTATCCTTCTTCACTGAACGCCATTGCATCTACGTATTCTCCTTGGGATGAAAATTCCATTTTGATAAACCCTCCATCAGACCAAATTCTGTTGTCACAAGAAGAATTTACTAATCTTCACGGCACTGAAG CTGATATTGGATCAAAGGGGTTATCAAGGTTTAACACATGCAGTCTTATGG CCCTGCCAAGTTCCAAGATACCTTATCAAGGGAAACAAGCTCTTGGGCATCATG GTCTTCCTGATTTTTCCCAAGTTTATGGCTTCATCGGGGGTGTTTTTGATCCAGACACAAAAGGTCACGCTCAGAAACTCAGGGAAATGGATCCCATTAATATAGAAACT GTTCTGTTGTTAATGAGGAATCTCATCATCAACTTGTCCAGTCCGGACTTTGAGCCAATG AGGAAGGTCCTGGTATCATATGATGTCAATACGAAAACAGTAGATGCAGGAATTGTCCCCACGAAGCTGAGTAACGGTCTGTCATGTTGA
- the LOC126619967 gene encoding 60S ribosomal protein L4 yields the protein MAAAAAVRPLVTVQTLDGDMATDQPQTVAFPDVMKASIRPDVVTFVHSQMSNNSRQPYAVSKKAGHQTSAESWGTGRAVSRIPRVPGGGTHRAGQGAFGNMCRGGRMFAPTKIWRRWHRRINVNQKRYAIVSAIAASAVPSLVMARGHKIETVPELPLVVSDSAEGVEKTSAALKLLKQIGAYADAEKAKDSHAIRPGKGKMRNRRYINRKGPLIVYGTEGAKLVKAFRNLPGVEIINVERLNLLKLAPGGHLGRFVIWTKSAFEKLDSIYGSFDKPSEKKKGYVLPRSKMVNADLARIINSDEVQSVVRPIKKDAKRAPMKKNPLKNLNTLLKLNPYAKTARRMSLLAEEQRVKAKKEKLDKKRKPITKEEATAIKAAGKAWYKTMISDSDYTEFDNFTKWLGVAQ from the exons ATGGCCGCCGCCGCAGCTGTTCGCCCCCTCGTCACCGTCCAAACCCTAGACGGCGACATGGCCACCGATCAGCCCCAGACCGTCGCCTTTCCCGACGTCATGAAGGCGTCCATCCGCCCGGACGTTGTCACCTTCGTCCACTCTCAAATGTCGAACAACAGCCGCCAGCCCTATGCGGTTTCCAAGAAGGCAGGTCACCAGACCTCCGCCGAGTCCTGGGGAACCGGACGCGCCGTCTCGCGTATCCCCCGTGTTCCCGGAGGCGGGACCCACCGCGCCGGGCAGGGAGCCTTCGGAAACATGTGCCGCGGCGGGCGCATGTTCGCTCCCACCAAGATCTGGCGCCGATGGCATCGGAGGATCAACGTGAACCAGAAGCGGTACGCCATCGTTTCGGCGATTGCGGCTTCTGCAGTTCCCTCTCTGGTCATGGCCCGCGGTCACAAAATCGAGACCGTTCCTGAGCTTCCTCTTGTCGTCAGCGACTCAGCGGAGGGCGTGGAGAAGACCTCGGCGGCTCTGAAGCTTCTGAAGCAGATCGGGGCTTACGCCGACGCCGAGAAGGCGAAGGACAGCCACGCGATTCGCCCCGGAAAGGGTAAGATGAGGAACAGGAGGTACATCAACCGCAAAGGACCTCTCATTGTTTACGGAACTGAAGGAGCTAAGCTGGTGAAGGCCTTCAGGAACCTTCCCGGTGTCGAGATTATCAATGTGGAGAGGCTCAACCTGCTGAAGCTCGCTCCTGGTGGGCATTTGGGTCGGTTTGTGATCTGGACCAAGTCTGCTTTCGAGAAGCTTGACTCAATTTACGGGTCGTTTGACAAGccctcggagaagaagaagggatatGTGCTGCCGAGGTCGAAGATGGTCAATGCTGACTTGGCGAGGATCATCAACTCTGATGAAGTTCAATCTGTTGTCAGGCCAATCAAGAAGGATGCCAAGAGAGCTCCAATGAAGAAAAACCCTCTCAAAAATCTCAACACACTGCTCAAGTTGAACCCCTATGCTAAGACAGCGAGGAGAATGTCACTTTTGGCTGAGGAGCAGCGCGTGAAGGCCAAGAAGGAGAAGCTTGACAAGAAGAGAAAGCCCATTACTAAG GAGGAAGCTACCGCCATCAAGGCAGCTGGAAAGGCTTGGTACAAAACTATGATCTCTGACAGCGATTACACAGAATTCGACAACTTCACAAAGTGGCTCGGTGTAGCCCAGTGA